A window of the Streptomyces albireticuli genome harbors these coding sequences:
- a CDS encoding MFS transporter encodes MTEHDPPASPASPTTPEPSGRLRALLPDLTPWHSSPDFRRMWLAGLVTVFGTFLTFVAVPLQLKELTGSALAVGAIGAVELVPLIVFGLYGGALADAVDRRKLILWTEVGLGVLSAILLLNTLLPEPMVWPLYVVAALTSALAGLQRPAMQAIVPRVVAHEQLPAAIALNSMRWQVGAIAGPSLAGLLIAFAGLEWAYTLDIASYVVSGALLLGLAPSPAPREAEKPSLRGILEGGRYAWSRKELLGTYAIDMVAMLFAFPTAIFPFLADDLDAPWALGLMYAAGAVGSLVVSLTSGWASRVHRHGRMVVYAAAGWGAAMAVAGWMHNVWLVLLFLAVAGGCDMVSGLFRSAIWDQTIPDELRGRLAGIEMLSYSVGPQLGQVRAGGMASLTSVRASVWAGGAACLASVGLLATALPKLMSYDARTDEHAVRMRARKAAEAVAEAA; translated from the coding sequence GTGACTGAGCACGATCCCCCCGCGTCCCCCGCTTCCCCCACCACCCCCGAACCCTCCGGGCGCCTGCGCGCCCTGCTGCCCGACCTCACCCCGTGGCACTCCTCCCCGGACTTCCGCCGGATGTGGCTGGCGGGACTCGTGACCGTGTTCGGCACGTTCCTCACCTTCGTCGCCGTACCGCTCCAGCTCAAGGAGCTGACCGGCTCGGCGCTCGCCGTCGGCGCGATCGGCGCGGTCGAGCTCGTCCCCCTGATCGTCTTCGGGCTCTACGGCGGCGCGCTCGCCGACGCCGTCGACCGCCGCAAGCTGATCCTGTGGACCGAGGTGGGCCTCGGCGTCCTGTCCGCGATCCTGCTGCTCAACACGCTGCTGCCGGAGCCGATGGTCTGGCCGCTGTACGTGGTGGCCGCGCTGACCAGCGCCCTGGCGGGCCTCCAGCGCCCGGCGATGCAGGCGATCGTGCCCCGTGTGGTGGCGCACGAGCAGCTGCCCGCGGCCATCGCCCTGAACTCGATGCGCTGGCAGGTGGGCGCGATCGCCGGCCCGTCGCTGGCCGGCCTGCTCATCGCCTTCGCGGGCCTGGAGTGGGCGTACACCCTGGACATCGCCTCGTACGTGGTCTCCGGCGCGCTGCTGCTGGGGCTCGCGCCCTCACCCGCGCCGCGCGAGGCGGAGAAGCCGTCGCTGCGCGGCATCCTGGAGGGCGGCCGGTACGCGTGGAGCCGTAAGGAGCTGCTCGGCACGTACGCGATCGACATGGTGGCGATGCTGTTCGCGTTCCCCACCGCGATCTTCCCGTTCCTCGCGGACGACCTGGACGCGCCCTGGGCGCTGGGCCTGATGTACGCGGCCGGCGCGGTCGGCTCCCTGGTGGTGAGCCTGACCAGCGGCTGGGCCTCCCGGGTGCACCGGCACGGCCGGATGGTCGTCTACGCGGCGGCCGGCTGGGGCGCGGCCATGGCGGTGGCGGGGTGGATGCACAACGTCTGGCTGGTGCTGCTGTTCCTGGCCGTGGCGGGCGGGTGCGACATGGTCAGCGGACTCTTCCGGTCCGCCATCTGGGACCAGACGATCCCGGACGAGCTGCGCGGCCGGCTCGCGGGCATCGAGATGCTCTCGTACTCGGTGGGCCCGCAGCTCGGCCAGGTCCGCGCGGGCGGCATGGCCTCGCTGACGAGCGTCCGCGCGTCGGTGTGGGCGGGCGGTGCGGCCTGTCTGGCCTCGGTGGGTCTGCTGGCCACGGCCCTGCCGAAGCTGATGTCGTACGACGCGCGCACGGACGAGCACGCGGTCCGGATGCGGGCGCGCAAGGCGGCGGAGGCGGTGGCGGAGGCGGCGTGA
- the npdG gene encoding NADPH-dependent F420 reductase, with product MTTSDDVKKAPAKDPWDLPDVSGLVVGVLGGTGDQGRGLAYRLAKAGQQVIIGSRAADRARTAAEELGLGIEGADNAECARRSDIVIVAVPWDGHAKTLEGLREELAGKLVIDCVNPLGFDKKGAYALKPEEGSAAEQAAALLPDSRVTAAFHHLSAVLLSDPEIAEIDTDVMVLGESRADTDLVQALAGRIPGMRGVFAGRLRNAHQVESLVANLISVNRRYKAHAGLRVTDV from the coding sequence ATGACTACTTCTGACGACGTGAAGAAGGCCCCGGCGAAGGACCCTTGGGACCTTCCGGATGTGTCCGGACTCGTGGTGGGTGTCCTCGGCGGGACCGGCGACCAGGGCCGCGGCCTGGCCTACCGGCTGGCCAAGGCGGGCCAGCAGGTGATCATCGGTTCCCGCGCCGCCGACCGGGCGCGGACCGCGGCCGAGGAGCTGGGCCTCGGCATCGAGGGCGCCGACAACGCCGAGTGCGCCCGGCGCAGCGACATCGTGATCGTCGCCGTGCCGTGGGACGGCCACGCCAAGACCCTGGAAGGGCTGCGCGAGGAGCTCGCGGGCAAGCTCGTCATCGACTGCGTCAACCCCCTCGGCTTCGACAAGAAGGGCGCCTACGCCCTGAAGCCGGAGGAGGGCAGCGCCGCCGAGCAGGCCGCCGCCCTGCTGCCCGACTCCCGGGTGACCGCCGCCTTCCACCACCTGTCCGCCGTGCTGCTCTCCGACCCGGAGATCGCCGAGATCGACACCGATGTGATGGTCCTGGGCGAGTCCCGCGCGGACACCGACCTCGTGCAGGCCCTGGCGGGCCGCATCCCCGGCATGCGCGGCGTGTTCGCGGGCCGGCTGCGCAACGCGCACCAGGTGGAGTCCCTGGTCGCCAACCTGATCTCGGTCAACCGCCGGTACAAGGCCCACGCGGGCCTGCGCGTCACCGACGTCTGA
- a CDS encoding site-2 protease family protein yields the protein MSTATRGERRVSPVFLALVAIMAVSIWAVWTDFSASPGFAVFLFIVSGWVVSLCLHEYAHARTALHGGDLSVGARGYLTLDPLKYTHALLSIVLPVIFVIMGGIGLPGGAVFIERHRIRGRWRHSLISAAGPLTNVLFALVVTAPFWLGAMDGVPDHFRYALAFMAQLQLTAAILNSLPVPGLDGYGVVEPWLSYKVRRQVEPFAPFGILAVFGILWIPEVNIAFFDMIDAVLHALRVTEWDTYWGQQLFRFWEGTPEIPPMTGIVLD from the coding sequence ATGTCGACAGCGACCCGCGGCGAACGGCGCGTCAGCCCCGTCTTCCTCGCCCTCGTCGCCATCATGGCGGTCTCCATATGGGCGGTGTGGACGGACTTCTCGGCGAGCCCCGGATTCGCCGTCTTCCTGTTCATCGTGTCGGGCTGGGTCGTCTCGCTCTGCCTGCACGAGTACGCGCACGCCCGCACCGCCCTGCACGGCGGCGACCTCTCCGTCGGGGCCCGGGGCTATCTGACCCTCGACCCGCTGAAGTACACCCACGCCCTGCTGAGCATCGTGCTCCCGGTGATCTTCGTGATCATGGGCGGGATCGGCCTGCCGGGCGGCGCCGTCTTCATCGAGCGGCACCGGATCCGCGGCCGCTGGCGGCACAGCCTCATCTCGGCGGCGGGCCCGCTGACGAACGTGCTGTTCGCGCTCGTGGTCACGGCGCCGTTCTGGCTGGGCGCGATGGACGGGGTGCCGGACCACTTCCGGTACGCGCTCGCGTTCATGGCGCAGCTCCAGCTGACCGCGGCGATCCTCAACTCCCTGCCGGTGCCGGGCCTGGACGGCTACGGCGTGGTCGAGCCGTGGCTGTCGTACAAGGTGCGGCGACAGGTGGAGCCCTTCGCTCCGTTCGGGATACTGGCCGTCTTCGGGATCCTGTGGATCCCCGAGGTCAACATCGCCTTCTTCGACATGATCGACGCGGTGCTGCACGCGCTGCGGGTGACGGAGTGGGACACGTACTGGGGCCAGCAGCTGTTCCGCTTCTGGGAGGGCACGCCGGAGATCCCGCCGATGACGGGCATCGTGCTGGACTGA
- a CDS encoding AfsR/SARP family transcriptional regulator translates to MRYGILGTTQAHSDDGHATALGGARLRALLAALALHPGRARTAEALIGDVWEADPPADATGALQALVGRLRRVLGPGAVDFVAGGYRLCAGPEDVDLHRFRRLADEGAAALAAGDPGKAADLTDEALALWRGPVLADLPGRAALAPRHEARHLDARRTRLAAAVALGRAAGSLAELADLCAGHPLDEPLHALRLRALRAAGRPAEALAAYEDLRAALADRLGTDPGPELRALHAELLAPAPPPGERPPGAAPDRHAPSGPRAGGRPSGGTRDPRPGALSPEGAVAATPDAPATDPDAPDRPGGSTGPRAAAALPGGAAPLPPVIPAPPPPGNLRARLTSFVGREDELERIRADLVRHRLVTLLGPGGAGKTRLSQEAAEAAAAGPEGTAPAWPDGVWFAELAPVDDPGTVPEAVLTALGGRETVVRGTAEGVRAAHDAAGPLDRLVEHCAPRRMLLVLDNCEHVVDAAARLAETVLAHCPGVTVLATSREPLAVPGEQVRPVEPLPDPVALRLLADRGAAARPGFRTEDDPEACAEICRRLDGLPLAIELAAARLRMLDPRGLADRLDDRFRLLTSGSRTVLPRQQTLRAVVDWSWDLLDAPERAVLRRLSVFSGGCDLAAAEEVCSDSPETDGRTDAGSASGAVGARDVAVLLGSLVDKSLVVAEPAAGGAMRYRLLETVGEYAAERLDEAGERTGAERRHLVAYRELARTADPLLRGPAQGVWLERLELEHDNLRTALRRAVAARDEQEALCLVLSLGWFWQLRDHRADASHWAEAVGALGPDPFAEPVAPVPPLYVTCTERPPPMPPEVLAEARRGVHLTRLVSMTDMGVVHRPETQRRLRGIVAAYADGQPQTCRVPGFIVFFAILMSGDFERLYRTLDAMVARCRELGYEWELGHVLQLRSKIFNDQPGGLDQATADAEESVRLFRRLGDSWGVAEGLTGLGEVHERRGQFDLAAEDYREAVEQVREIGSTGQLPALRARLAGALVEAGTVGDEEGERMLRDAIAEAEQGNADAAIFGRLQLGVRVARAGRTAEAREIFEGLVTDFGIRSVVMFQSLMCGQMAWLDTLEGRPGDALPRLREALSMADDPLSTLAVPQLPMTHLLFAAFAHAALAREERTKPPAAREEHALRAARLIGAGDGLRPDDFPAASTEREVRERTEADARGLIGDAAYERAYAEGGGLTLEEATALV, encoded by the coding sequence GTGCGTTACGGCATCCTCGGCACCACTCAGGCCCATTCCGACGACGGTCACGCCACCGCCCTCGGCGGCGCGCGGCTGCGCGCCCTCCTCGCCGCGCTCGCCCTGCACCCGGGCCGGGCCCGCACCGCCGAGGCGCTGATCGGCGACGTGTGGGAGGCCGACCCGCCCGCGGACGCGACCGGCGCGCTCCAGGCGCTCGTCGGCAGGCTCCGGCGGGTGCTCGGGCCCGGCGCGGTGGACTTCGTGGCCGGTGGCTACCGGCTGTGCGCCGGTCCCGAGGACGTCGACCTCCACCGCTTCCGGCGGCTGGCCGACGAGGGCGCGGCGGCCCTCGCCGCCGGTGACCCGGGGAAGGCGGCCGACCTGACGGACGAGGCCCTCGCCCTGTGGCGCGGCCCGGTCCTCGCCGACCTGCCCGGCCGGGCGGCGCTGGCGCCGCGGCACGAGGCCCGCCACCTGGACGCCCGCCGTACGCGGCTGGCGGCGGCGGTCGCCCTCGGCCGGGCGGCCGGCTCCCTGGCCGAGCTCGCGGACCTGTGCGCCGGGCACCCGCTGGACGAGCCCCTGCACGCCCTCCGCCTCCGCGCCCTGCGCGCCGCCGGCCGCCCGGCCGAGGCCCTCGCCGCGTACGAGGACCTGCGCGCGGCCCTCGCCGACCGCCTCGGCACCGACCCGGGCCCCGAACTCCGCGCGCTGCACGCGGAACTCCTGGCCCCGGCCCCGCCGCCGGGGGAGCGGCCACCGGGCGCGGCGCCGGACCGGCACGCCCCTTCCGGGCCGCGGGCGGGAGGCCGGCCGTCCGGCGGCACGCGGGATCCCCGGCCCGGTGCTCTCTCGCCGGAAGGCGCCGTCGCGGCGACGCCGGACGCTCCCGCGACGGATCCGGACGCCCCCGACCGGCCCGGCGGAAGCACCGGACCGCGGGCGGCGGCCGCCCTGCCCGGGGGCGCGGCGCCGCTGCCGCCTGTCATCCCCGCGCCCCCGCCGCCCGGCAACCTCCGGGCCCGCCTCACCTCCTTCGTCGGCCGGGAGGACGAGCTGGAGCGGATACGCGCCGACCTCGTGCGGCACCGCCTGGTGACCCTGCTCGGGCCCGGCGGGGCCGGGAAGACGCGGCTGTCGCAGGAGGCCGCCGAGGCCGCCGCGGCCGGGCCGGAGGGGACGGCCCCGGCGTGGCCCGACGGGGTCTGGTTCGCCGAGCTCGCGCCCGTCGACGACCCCGGCACCGTGCCCGAGGCCGTGCTCACCGCGCTGGGCGGCCGGGAGACCGTCGTGCGCGGCACCGCCGAGGGCGTGCGGGCCGCGCACGACGCGGCCGGCCCCCTCGACCGGCTCGTCGAGCACTGCGCTCCGCGCCGCATGCTGCTCGTCCTCGACAACTGCGAGCACGTCGTCGACGCCGCCGCCCGCCTCGCCGAGACCGTCCTCGCGCACTGCCCCGGCGTCACCGTGCTCGCCACCAGCCGCGAACCCCTCGCCGTCCCGGGCGAGCAGGTGCGGCCCGTCGAGCCGCTGCCCGACCCCGTCGCCCTGCGCCTGCTCGCCGACCGCGGCGCGGCGGCCCGCCCCGGCTTCCGGACCGAGGACGACCCCGAGGCGTGCGCCGAGATCTGCCGGCGCCTCGACGGGCTGCCCCTCGCCATCGAGCTCGCCGCCGCCCGCCTGCGGATGCTCGACCCGCGCGGGCTCGCCGACCGCCTCGACGACCGCTTCCGGCTGCTGACCTCCGGCAGCCGCACCGTACTGCCGCGGCAGCAGACCCTGCGCGCCGTCGTCGACTGGTCCTGGGACCTCCTCGACGCGCCCGAACGGGCCGTCCTGCGCCGCCTGTCCGTCTTCTCCGGCGGCTGCGACCTGGCCGCCGCCGAGGAGGTGTGCTCCGACAGCCCGGAGACGGACGGGCGGACGGACGCCGGGTCCGCGTCCGGCGCCGTCGGCGCCCGGGACGTCGCCGTCCTCCTCGGCTCGCTCGTCGACAAGTCGCTGGTGGTCGCCGAGCCCGCGGCCGGCGGCGCGATGCGCTACCGGCTGCTGGAGACCGTCGGGGAGTACGCCGCCGAGCGGCTGGACGAGGCGGGGGAGCGGACGGGCGCCGAGCGCCGCCACCTGGTGGCCTACCGCGAACTGGCCCGCACCGCGGACCCGCTGCTGCGCGGCCCCGCCCAGGGCGTCTGGCTGGAGAGACTGGAGCTGGAGCACGACAACCTGCGCACGGCCCTGCGGCGCGCCGTCGCGGCGCGGGACGAGCAGGAGGCGCTCTGCCTGGTGCTGTCCCTGGGCTGGTTCTGGCAGCTCAGGGACCACCGCGCGGACGCGTCGCACTGGGCGGAGGCGGTGGGCGCGCTGGGCCCCGACCCGTTCGCCGAGCCGGTCGCCCCGGTCCCGCCGCTGTACGTGACGTGCACCGAGCGGCCGCCGCCGATGCCGCCCGAGGTGCTGGCCGAGGCGCGGCGCGGGGTCCACCTGACGCGGCTGGTCAGCATGACCGACATGGGTGTGGTGCACCGGCCGGAGACGCAGCGCAGACTGCGGGGCATCGTCGCGGCCTACGCCGACGGGCAGCCGCAGACCTGCCGGGTGCCGGGCTTCATCGTCTTCTTCGCCATTCTCATGAGCGGTGATTTCGAGAGGCTCTACCGGACCCTGGACGCGATGGTCGCCCGCTGCCGCGAGCTGGGGTACGAGTGGGAGCTCGGCCATGTCCTCCAGCTGCGCTCGAAGATCTTCAACGACCAGCCCGGCGGGCTGGACCAGGCCACCGCGGACGCGGAGGAGAGCGTGCGGCTCTTCCGGCGGCTCGGGGACTCCTGGGGCGTGGCCGAGGGGCTGACGGGCCTGGGTGAGGTGCACGAGCGGCGCGGCCAGTTCGACCTGGCGGCCGAGGACTACCGGGAGGCCGTCGAGCAGGTCCGGGAGATCGGCTCCACCGGGCAGCTGCCGGCGCTGCGCGCCCGGCTGGCCGGGGCGCTGGTGGAGGCGGGAACGGTCGGCGACGAGGAGGGCGAGCGGATGCTCCGCGACGCGATCGCGGAGGCGGAGCAGGGCAACGCGGACGCCGCGATCTTCGGCCGGCTCCAGCTCGGTGTGCGGGTCGCCCGCGCCGGGCGCACGGCCGAGGCCCGGGAGATCTTCGAAGGGCTGGTGACGGACTTCGGGATCCGCTCGGTGGTGATGTTCCAGAGCCTGATGTGCGGTCAGATGGCCTGGCTGGACACGCTGGAAGGCCGGCCGGGGGACGCCCTGCCGAGGCTGCGCGAGGCGCTGTCCATGGCCGACGACCCGCTGTCGACGCTGGCGGTGCCGCAGCTGCCGATGACCCACCTGCTGTTCGCCGCCTTCGCCCACGCCGCGCTGGCCCGCGAGGAGCGCACGAAGCCGCCGGCCGCCCGGGAGGAGCACGCCCTGCGCGCCGCCCGGCTGATCGGGGCCGGTGACGGCCTGCGCCCGGACGACTTCCCGGCGGCGTCGACGGAGCGCGAGGTGCGCGAGCGCACGGAGGCCGACGCGCGGGGGCTGATCGGCGACGCCGCGTACGAGCGCGCCTACGCCGAGGGCGGTGGCCTCACCTTGGAGGAGGCCACCGCCCTCGTATGA
- a CDS encoding ABC transporter permease, translating into MSAATVSAPAAAPVREGRIGLRANLRHIGALARRNMLQIKADPESMFDAVIMPIIFILLFTYVFGGSMAGKGQEQAYLNYLVPGLMAMQGMNIAMAVGTGVNDDFKKGVMDRFRTMPISRSSVLIAKIVVEVGRMLVATTILLGMGFALGLSITTTPLHLLAAVALSMVFGASLMWVFILLGLSLKTPQAVQGMAMIILMPLQFGSSIFAPTAKMPGWLEGFTKYNPLSNLADASRNLMRGGPLAHSVWMTLAWAVAITVVTAPLAVSKFRSKT; encoded by the coding sequence ATGAGCGCGGCAACGGTCAGCGCGCCCGCGGCGGCGCCGGTCCGCGAGGGCCGCATCGGCCTGCGGGCCAATCTGCGGCACATCGGCGCCCTCGCGCGCCGCAACATGCTCCAGATCAAGGCGGACCCGGAGTCGATGTTCGACGCCGTGATCATGCCGATCATCTTCATCCTGCTCTTCACCTACGTCTTCGGCGGCTCGATGGCCGGCAAGGGCCAGGAGCAGGCGTACCTCAACTACCTGGTGCCCGGCCTGATGGCCATGCAGGGCATGAACATCGCCATGGCCGTCGGCACCGGCGTCAACGACGACTTCAAGAAGGGGGTGATGGACCGCTTCCGCACCATGCCGATATCCCGGTCCTCCGTCCTCATCGCGAAGATCGTGGTCGAGGTCGGCCGGATGCTCGTCGCCACCACCATCCTGCTCGGCATGGGCTTCGCCCTCGGCCTGTCCATCACGACCACCCCGTTGCACCTGCTGGCCGCGGTCGCCCTGTCCATGGTGTTCGGCGCCTCGCTGATGTGGGTCTTCATCCTGCTCGGCCTGTCCCTGAAGACCCCGCAGGCCGTCCAGGGCATGGCGATGATCATCCTGATGCCGCTCCAGTTCGGCAGCTCGATCTTCGCGCCGACGGCCAAGATGCCCGGCTGGCTGGAGGGCTTCACGAAGTACAACCCGCTGTCCAACCTCGCCGACGCCTCCCGCAACCTGATGCGCGGCGGGCCCCTCGCCCACTCGGTGTGGATGACGCTGGCCTGGGCCGTGGCGATCACGGTGGTGACGGCACCGCTCGCGGTCTCGAAGTTCCGCAGCAAGACCTGA
- a CDS encoding ATP-binding cassette domain-containing protein, whose amino-acid sequence MKRNDISRGAGSGGNAVEVRGLVKHFGETKALDGVDLDVREGTVLGVLGPNGAGKTTLVRCLSTLLRPDAGTARVAGYDVMAQPRQLRRVIGLTGQYASVDEKLSGFENLYMIGRLLDLSRKDARRRGEEMLERFSLTEAAKRPAGQYSGGMRRRLDLAASMIGRPAVLYLDEPTTGLDPRTRNEVWQEVQRMVSEGSTVLLTTQYMEEAEQLAQELTVIDRGRVIAGGRVDELKAKVGGRTLQIRPADPGELARMVGALAQAGLDGIAGATADEAEGVVNVPIVSDEQLTAVVGLLGSRGFAISGISTHLPSLDEVFLAVTGQKASVPQQDGAGTDALQEVAA is encoded by the coding sequence ATGAAGCGAAACGACATCTCACGGGGGGCGGGCAGCGGCGGTAACGCCGTCGAAGTCCGCGGCCTCGTCAAGCACTTCGGAGAGACCAAGGCGCTCGACGGCGTCGATCTCGACGTGCGCGAGGGCACGGTCCTCGGTGTGCTCGGGCCCAACGGCGCCGGCAAGACCACCCTCGTGCGCTGCCTGTCCACCCTGCTCCGGCCGGACGCGGGCACCGCCCGCGTCGCGGGGTACGACGTGATGGCACAGCCCCGGCAGCTGCGCCGCGTGATCGGCCTGACCGGCCAGTACGCCTCGGTGGACGAGAAGCTGTCCGGCTTCGAGAACCTGTACATGATCGGCCGGCTGCTGGACCTCTCCCGCAAGGACGCCCGCCGCCGCGGCGAGGAGATGCTGGAGCGCTTCTCCCTCACCGAGGCCGCCAAGCGCCCCGCCGGGCAGTACTCCGGCGGCATGCGCCGCCGGCTGGACCTCGCCGCCTCCATGATCGGCCGGCCCGCCGTGCTGTATCTGGACGAGCCCACCACCGGCCTCGACCCCCGCACCCGCAACGAGGTGTGGCAGGAGGTCCAGCGGATGGTCTCCGAAGGCTCCACCGTCCTCCTCACCACGCAGTACATGGAGGAGGCCGAGCAGCTGGCCCAGGAGCTGACGGTCATCGACCGCGGCCGGGTCATCGCGGGCGGCCGGGTCGACGAGCTGAAGGCGAAGGTCGGCGGGCGCACCCTCCAGATCCGCCCGGCCGACCCGGGCGAGCTGGCCCGGATGGTCGGCGCGCTGGCCCAGGCCGGGCTGGACGGCATCGCCGGCGCCACGGCCGACGAGGCCGAGGGCGTCGTCAACGTCCCCATCGTCAGCGACGAGCAGCTGACCGCCGTGGTCGGCCTGCTGGGCTCGCGCGGCTTCGCGATCTCCGGCATCTCCACCCACCTGCCCAGCCTCGACGAGGTCTTCCTCGCCGTCACCGGACAGAAGGCGTCCGTCCCGCAGCAGGACGGCGCCGGCACCGACGCACTCCAGGAGGTCGCCGCATGA
- the panB gene encoding 3-methyl-2-oxobutanoate hydroxymethyltransferase, with protein MTHALNKPDSSPAASDASKALYGGTSSRRITVRDIAAAKARGEKWPMLTAYDAMTASVFDQAGIPVLLVGDSMGNCHLGYDSTVPVTMDEIAILSAAVVRGTKRALIVADLPFGSYQEGAVQALRNATRLIKETGAGAVKLEGGERSADQIRLLVEAGIPVMAHIGLTPQSVNAFGGYPVQGRGEEAAQQLLRDAKAVQDAGAFAVVLEVVPAELAAEVTRVLHIPTVGIGAGAECDAQVLVWTDMAGMTPGRLPRFVKQYAQVREVLGDAAKAFAEEVVGGVYPAEEHSFH; from the coding sequence ATGACGCATGCCTTGAACAAGCCCGACAGCAGCCCCGCCGCGAGCGACGCGAGCAAGGCGCTGTACGGGGGCACGAGTTCCCGGCGCATCACCGTCCGCGACATCGCCGCCGCCAAGGCACGCGGCGAGAAGTGGCCCATGCTCACCGCCTACGACGCGATGACCGCCTCCGTCTTCGACCAGGCCGGCATCCCCGTCCTCCTCGTCGGCGACTCCATGGGCAACTGTCACCTCGGCTACGACTCCACCGTGCCCGTCACGATGGACGAGATCGCCATCCTCTCCGCCGCGGTCGTCCGCGGCACCAAGCGCGCCCTGATCGTCGCCGATCTGCCCTTCGGCTCGTACCAGGAGGGCGCCGTCCAGGCCCTGCGCAACGCCACCCGGCTGATCAAGGAGACCGGCGCCGGCGCGGTCAAGCTGGAGGGCGGCGAGCGCTCCGCCGACCAGATCCGGCTGCTGGTGGAGGCCGGCATCCCGGTCATGGCCCACATCGGCCTCACCCCGCAGTCGGTCAACGCCTTCGGCGGCTACCCGGTGCAGGGCCGCGGCGAGGAGGCCGCGCAGCAGCTGCTGCGCGACGCCAAGGCCGTGCAGGACGCGGGCGCCTTCGCCGTCGTCCTGGAGGTCGTGCCGGCCGAGCTGGCCGCCGAGGTCACCCGCGTCCTGCACATCCCGACCGTGGGCATCGGCGCGGGCGCCGAGTGCGACGCCCAGGTGCTGGTGTGGACCGACATGGCCGGCATGACGCCGGGCCGCCTGCCGCGCTTCGTCAAGCAGTACGCGCAGGTGCGCGAGGTCCTCGGCGACGCCGCCAAGGCCTTCGCCGAGGAGGTCGTCGGCGGGGTCTACCCGGCGGAGGAGCACTCCTTCCACTAG
- a CDS encoding MFS transporter codes for MVVPAGRRVPESVHRRRWAILTVLLFSLLIVVLDNSILNVAMKTIASPAPTGLGATQSELEWAINSYTLVFAGILFTAGLLGDRLGRKKVLLFGMVVFGIGSVLSALAGSSGELIAFRAVMGFGGAFVMPATLAIIMNVFEREEQPKAIGIWAGAVGLAIAIGPITGGVLLDHFWWGSVFLVNVPIVIIGLIAMVLLVPDSKDPNPGRLDPLGVLLSVAGLVLLVYGIIKGGQLADFTEPEVFGPAVGGLLILLLFVLHERRSAHPAIDVRYFRNPAFSAAVSSIALVFFALMGTTFFIVFYTQSVRGCTPLQSGLLLLPLAAAQMIFAPRARLVVDRFGARAVCAVGMVLVAASTAGFLLLDTDTPIWVLEVLFFVQGTAMAHIMPPATVSIMQSLPREKAGSGSAVNNTFRQVGGALGVAVLGSVLSTTYRNGIGDELDAVPGLTDSARHAAGESIEATLGLAEKLGPAGKALVAPANDAFIHAMHITVIGATGVALLGAAVVALFLPGRGAPAGAAPRPEAEREQAEAGA; via the coding sequence ATAGTCGTCCCGGCCGGCCGCCGGGTTCCCGAGTCCGTCCACCGCAGACGCTGGGCCATCCTCACCGTGCTGCTGTTCAGCCTGCTGATCGTGGTCCTGGACAACTCGATCCTCAACGTGGCGATGAAGACGATCGCCTCGCCCGCCCCCACCGGCCTCGGCGCCACCCAGAGCGAGCTGGAGTGGGCGATCAACTCCTACACGCTCGTCTTCGCCGGGATCCTCTTCACCGCGGGCCTGCTCGGCGACCGGCTCGGCCGGAAGAAGGTGCTGCTCTTCGGCATGGTGGTGTTCGGCATCGGCTCGGTGCTGTCCGCCCTCGCCGGCTCGTCCGGCGAGCTGATCGCCTTCCGGGCCGTGATGGGCTTCGGCGGCGCGTTCGTCATGCCCGCCACCCTCGCCATCATCATGAACGTCTTCGAGCGCGAGGAGCAGCCCAAGGCCATCGGCATCTGGGCCGGCGCGGTCGGCCTCGCCATCGCCATCGGGCCGATCACCGGCGGCGTCCTGCTCGACCACTTCTGGTGGGGCTCGGTCTTCCTCGTCAACGTGCCGATCGTGATCATCGGGCTGATCGCCATGGTGCTGCTCGTCCCCGACTCCAAGGACCCGAACCCCGGCCGCCTCGACCCCCTCGGCGTGCTGCTCTCCGTGGCCGGTCTCGTCCTGCTCGTCTACGGCATCATCAAGGGCGGCCAGCTCGCCGACTTCACCGAGCCCGAGGTCTTCGGCCCCGCCGTCGGCGGCCTGCTGATCCTGCTGCTCTTCGTGCTCCACGAGCGGCGCAGCGCCCACCCCGCCATCGACGTGCGCTACTTCCGGAACCCCGCCTTCTCGGCGGCCGTCTCCTCCATCGCGCTGGTCTTCTTCGCGCTGATGGGCACGACGTTCTTCATCGTCTTCTACACCCAGAGCGTGCGCGGCTGCACCCCGCTCCAGAGCGGCCTGCTGCTCCTGCCGCTCGCCGCCGCCCAGATGATCTTCGCGCCGAGGGCCCGGCTCGTCGTCGACCGGTTCGGCGCCCGCGCCGTCTGCGCCGTCGGCATGGTCCTGGTCGCCGCCAGCACCGCCGGCTTCCTGCTCCTCGACACGGACACCCCGATCTGGGTCCTCGAAGTGCTCTTCTTCGTCCAGGGCACCGCGATGGCCCACATCATGCCGCCCGCCACCGTGTCGATCATGCAGTCGCTGCCGCGGGAGAAGGCCGGTTCCGGCTCCGCCGTGAACAACACCTTCCGCCAGGTCGGCGGCGCGCTCGGGGTCGCCGTCCTCGGCTCGGTGCTCTCCACCACCTACCGGAACGGCATCGGCGACGAACTGGACGCCGTCCCCGGCCTCACCGACTCCGCGCGGCACGCCGCCGGCGAGTCCATCGAGGCGACCCTCGGCCTCGCCGAGAAGCTCGGCCCGGCCGGCAAGGCCCTCGTCGCCCCGGCCAACGACGCCTTCATCCACGCCATGCACATCACCGTCATCGGCGCCACGGGCGTCGCGCTGCTCGGCGCCGCCGTCGTGGCCCTCTTCCTGCCCGGCCGCGGCGCGCCGGCCGGCGCCGCACCGCGCCCGGAGGCCGAGCGGGAGCAGGCGGAGGCGGGCGCGTGA